In Actinomyces sp. zg-332, the following proteins share a genomic window:
- a CDS encoding alpha/beta hydrolase, which translates to MILSSRTLNVEYLHLKYNCLNGEFLEKGSVNPEKLLSNTFFDSENYILGQAKVKIIDYCSDESKNKPTFVLVGGLAVNLYDWQDFIIALSKFGRVIAVDILGTKFSDYKHYEFYQSLDSQTNVLNQVFSLLDISKAVLIGHSMGGVVVEAFTRFFPEKVSRLVLLDGSFEQNVRDIDYVLHDNLPRRRFNLFSGLVSRALFSLNNFYIGRKFFAQIACLFRFRELKTLTKGEMKKLLVTGFVEEDSTLAILSYGKSYDLWFSQLNNLEKSLTVPTLIVGATMSKCGKENHWIHLLKKKTSLLSEKEKAEAKFVKVYASHMLMRDIPVRLSKIIKNFI; encoded by the coding sequence ATGATACTTTCTAGTAGAACTTTAAATGTTGAATATCTTCACCTCAAATATAATTGTTTGAATGGTGAATTTTTAGAAAAAGGTAGTGTTAACCCTGAAAAATTGCTTAGTAATACTTTTTTTGACTCTGAAAATTATATTTTAGGTCAAGCTAAAGTTAAGATCATAGACTATTGTAGTGATGAGTCTAAAAATAAACCTACATTTGTGCTTGTTGGTGGTTTAGCTGTTAACTTATATGATTGGCAAGATTTTATTATAGCTTTATCGAAATTTGGTCGCGTTATAGCTGTAGATATTTTAGGTACGAAATTTAGTGATTATAAGCATTATGAGTTCTACCAAAGTTTAGACAGCCAGACTAACGTTTTAAATCAAGTATTTTCTTTATTAGATATAAGTAAAGCTGTTTTAATCGGACATTCTATGGGTGGAGTTGTTGTAGAGGCTTTTACTAGGTTTTTCCCAGAAAAAGTTTCCAGATTAGTATTGCTAGATGGCTCTTTTGAACAGAATGTAAGAGATATTGACTATGTTTTGCATGATAACCTTCCTCGAAGAAGATTTAATCTCTTTAGTGGTTTGGTCAGTAGAGCTCTTTTTTCTTTAAATAATTTTTATATAGGACGTAAGTTTTTCGCGCAGATTGCCTGTTTATTTAGATTTAGGGAGCTGAAAACTCTTACTAAAGGTGAAATGAAAAAACTTTTAGTTACTGGGTTTGTAGAAGAAGATTCAACGCTTGCTATACTTTCCTACGGTAAAAGCTATGATTTATGGTTTAGTCAGTTGAATAATTTAGAAAAATCTTTAACTGTTCCTACTCTAATAGTTGGAGCAACTATGAGCAAATGTGGTAAAGAAAACCATTGGATACATTTACTCAAGAAAAAAACAAGTTTATTGTCTGAAAAAGAAAAAGCTGAAGCTAAGTTTGTTAAGGTGTATGCTTCTCATATGCTTATGCGAGATATACCAGTTCGCCTATCTAAAATTATTAAAAATTTTATTTAA